The Chitinophaga sp. Cy-1792 genome contains the following window.
GTCTGAACCAGACGCTCTCCAGGCACCAGCAGTATGTGGAGAGCGATGAGGTGAATAAACTGACTACCAGCTCGCTGACATCAGATGTTCTCCCTGTTGTAATAAAAGATAAAAATGGTAATAATGTTACCTGTAACCTGCTGCTCACCTTTGATGAGGCGGGCGTTTGCACGGTTGTAGCTGCGAATAACACCTTCACTGCTACCGGCGCCGGCAAGTTTGTAAAAAGAGGCGAAAAGAACAGCTGGGGCAACCAGGACAGGGATGCTTTGTACCTCAGTTACAAAATTACACTGGCCGATATGCAGGTGGCTACTACAGATACTTTGGTGATGAGAGACCGTGCAGTTACAATGGAAACGTTCACCCCTATAGCTAAGTAACATCATGAGCAAATTATATAAAACAGTACTCAGCGGACTTGTTTTTGCCACGGCTATTTCCTGTACCAAATATGATCCTGCCACCTTTAGCGTGGAAGCCCCCGCAACTATTCAGGCACAGGAAGATATCAACGGGTATAAAGCCCTGAAGTCCTATATTAACAGGGTATCAAATCCTGGTTTTAAACTTGGCGTGGCATTGTCTTTATCGCAATATGTCAATAAAGGCGTCATGTACAGGCTGGCCAACAGCAACTTCGATGAGATCGTATTGGGGTACGAAATGAAACATGGCGCTGTTGTACAAGCTGATGGCTCCCTGGCATTAGACAAAGTGACTAATCTGTTACAGACGGCAAAGGCTGCCGGTACAGCCGTTTATGGTCATACGCTCTGCTGGCATGCCAACCAGAACGCCGCCTATCTAAACGGATTACTGGCGCCGCTGATATTTACCTCTCCCGCTTATCCCAACGACCTGAATAAAACCGGCCTGACGAACAGTTCTTTCAGTAACTGGACGAAATCAAACAATGGCGGTGCTATTACAGTGGAAGACGGTGCTGGTATCAATGGCGCGAAGGCTATTAAGTTGGTGGCTGGCAGTACCGCTTCCACTCCTGAGGCGCTGCAGCTGATTACCCCCGCCATTTCGCCGGTAGCTGGTCATAAATACGAGATTGTTTGCTATGTAAAGTCTGATCAGGCAGGAGAGGGACGCATCGCTTTTGAAGGACTAAAAAATAATACGCCATTTAATTCTTTTACCACCGGAATTTCCTGGAAGGAAGTACGTGTGCAGGTGAGCGACTTTACAGGTTCCTCCTTTAACATTCATTTCGACCTGGGCTACAAACCAGGTGTGACCTATTACCTGGATGTCAACAGCATGTATGTGTATGATACGCAGGGAACGCCTGTGATATCTAACCTTATCAGCAATGGCGACTTTGAGTCCGGTGCTGCATGGGGTGGCTGGGGTACTGGTTCTACCAGGGGCATCACCGCTGATGGTATGGGTGTTGGAGGTAAAGGAAAGGCATTTTATGTGACAAACACCGCTAAAAGTACCAATTACTGGGATATACAGACTTCCTATGCCTTCGATAAACCACTGGATAACAATACAACCTATAACCTGAGTTTTTGGGTAAAAGGCACAGCAGCAGGCATTATCCGGCCAGAGCTGCAAAGCGCCAACTATTCCGCCAACGGCTTCGGGCAGGTACAGGTTACTACAGACTGGAAGCAGGTCACGCTGTCAACAACAACTACATCTGCAGACAGGATCCGGCTGATCGTCAGTTATGGTGAATTTGCCGGTACGGTTTATATAGACAATGTGGTGTTAAGTCCGGCAAATGCGGTGGGGAGCGTTACTACTACCGTACAGAAAACCGCTGCAGAAAAGCAGATAATCATCAGCAATGCGCTGGAGTCGTGGATTGGCGGGATGGTAACCACCTGTAAAAATGATGTACATGCCTGGGATGTTGTCAATGAACCGATGGACGACGGTGCACCATCGCAATTGAAAACCGGTGTTGGCAAAACACAGGCAGCAGACGAGTTCTACTGGCAGGATTACCTTGGGAAAGATTATGCAGTGCAGGCCATTCAGCTGGCCCGTAAATACGGTAATCCAAATGATAAATTATTTATCAACGATTATAACCAGGAATATAGTCTGGATAAATGCCGTGGCCTGATTGCATATATACAGTATGTAGAGAGTAAAGGTCAGAAGGTAGATGGTATCGGAACACAAATGCATATCAGTATTACTGCTGATAAAGATAAAATAGCGCAGATGTTCAAGCTGCTGGCTGCTACTGGTAAACTGATCAAAATCTCTGAACTGGATATAGGCGTTGGCGTTAAAACAAATGTTGCTACTGCTGATCAGTATAAGACACAGGCAGATATGTACCAGTATGTTGTGCAGAAATACTTCGAACTGATTCCGGCTGCACAACGCTATGGTATTACGTTCTGGAGTCCGTTGGACAGTCCTGCCAGCTCCAGCTGGAGAGCAGGTGAACCGATAGGTATATGGACCGAAGCCTATGTCCGGAAGTTAGCTTATGCTGCTTCCTGTCAGGCCCTGGAGTCGGGTACCAAATAAAGTGGAGATAACGGTAAAAATAAAAGATGAATGCAGCAACTTTAAATATTTAGCAACAGTTGATGATGGAACTGCTAAATGAAAATTAATTTAAAGTTGGAGGAGGCTATCAGCAATGGTAGCCTCTTTTTATTTTATGATGGCATCAATTTGTGTTTTGGCTATGAATGTATCTATTCCTATCTAGTAAATAGATGGTTATTATTTAATTTAATATTAGCGTTATTTTTATCTTCATTCGGTTAATAATAGCTTTAAATAATAAACAATGTATGTAGAAGGTATACCGATTGAAATTTTGAGATAGGTTATATGAAATGAATGTATTTTATAATGATGAGTATTATGAGTGGAATGGCAAAAATGGATACAAAAAATAATTTATGAAGAATAAACACAGGGTCATTACAATTACAGTTATTCTATTTTGTTTACTATTGTTCTATCTGACACATATTGCTGGATGGATGACCTTCTACCCGAATACAGATACGCAGACAGCGTTTTTAAATAATACAATCGTTTCCCGCGAGCAGTATACGAAGGATAGTAATCAGATTATACAGCAATTAAGAAAGAAATTATTGGCGCATAAAGGCTTTTTTGAAGGTACTGCATATGATGATGAAACGCAGCTGATTATTGATAGTATCCTTTATAGTCCGGATTTTAAAAAACTGGGGATACTGCTCATTGCCCAAAATCCTGAAAGTAAGCAAATACTACCTGATAAGAGATATGTGTGGTACTATAATGCTACCTGCTTTTTAGCCATCAGGGAGGGAGATACCCTCCGGGTAAAATTTATAGGGCCAGGTTTTACCAATTCCCATGATAGGAAAGCATTGTCCGATATACTGAGACAGGAGGTTTTCAGAAATTTTGCCAGGAATTCTACTCAT
Protein-coding sequences here:
- a CDS encoding endo-1,4-beta-xylanase — encoded protein: MSKLYKTVLSGLVFATAISCTKYDPATFSVEAPATIQAQEDINGYKALKSYINRVSNPGFKLGVALSLSQYVNKGVMYRLANSNFDEIVLGYEMKHGAVVQADGSLALDKVTNLLQTAKAAGTAVYGHTLCWHANQNAAYLNGLLAPLIFTSPAYPNDLNKTGLTNSSFSNWTKSNNGGAITVEDGAGINGAKAIKLVAGSTASTPEALQLITPAISPVAGHKYEIVCYVKSDQAGEGRIAFEGLKNNTPFNSFTTGISWKEVRVQVSDFTGSSFNIHFDLGYKPGVTYYLDVNSMYVYDTQGTPVISNLISNGDFESGAAWGGWGTGSTRGITADGMGVGGKGKAFYVTNTAKSTNYWDIQTSYAFDKPLDNNTTYNLSFWVKGTAAGIIRPELQSANYSANGFGQVQVTTDWKQVTLSTTTTSADRIRLIVSYGEFAGTVYIDNVVLSPANAVGSVTTTVQKTAAEKQIIISNALESWIGGMVTTCKNDVHAWDVVNEPMDDGAPSQLKTGVGKTQAADEFYWQDYLGKDYAVQAIQLARKYGNPNDKLFINDYNQEYSLDKCRGLIAYIQYVESKGQKVDGIGTQMHISITADKDKIAQMFKLLAATGKLIKISELDIGVGVKTNVATADQYKTQADMYQYVVQKYFELIPAAQRYGITFWSPLDSPASSSWRAGEPIGIWTEAYVRKLAYAASCQALESGTK